The sequence TGAATTCCAGGATGAAAAACTACTTCAGGGAAATATTGAACAATGTCTTAAGTCTGTTCGTGTTGCAGTGAAAAGCGCTAAACGGATGTTGCGGTTGATCGATGATCTTTTGGACCTGGATAAGATTGAATCTGGAAAAATGCGTTTTCTCTATCAATGGTTTGATCTGATTCCAGTTATCGAAGAAGCAATTGATGGTGTGCGGTCCTTCGCAGATAAATTCGATGTAGAACTGAAAATGGAAACAGGCTCCCCTAGCGTTTACATCAATGCGGACCAGGACCGTCTAATCCAGGTGATCACAAATCTTCTGTCCAACGCAGCGAAGCATTCCCCTGCCGGAGAGAAGGTTCTGGTTTCTGTTTTACGTAAGGCCGGCCAGGTTCATGTTCGAGTGACAGACCGGGGACCTGGCATTCCCGAAGAATTTAGAAACCAAGTTTTCGAAAAGTTCGCTCAGTCGGACTATGACGCGGTCTCCAAGGTAAAGGGAACAGGACTGGGACTCAGCATCAGCAAAGCGATCATCGAAAAAATGGGAGGGCGCGTCGGATATTATACGGAGAGAGGCGCCGGAACAACGTTCTATTGTACTTTTCCTGAAAGTGATCGGAATTCGAGATTATGATTTACGATCACGATCATGATTACGATTACGATTACGATTACGATCTACGATTATTGGGGTAAAATACGCACCACATGTTCAGGGGATTCGCGGCACTCTTTTTTCTAGCCTTACTAACTCTCTTTTCGTGCAATCAAAACCAATTACAAACAAAAACTGTTTCGGAAGATCCCTATCCGCTATCTGATGACGCCCTGACAGTTCCTTTGAATGGAACAAGAGGTGGAAGAATCGTGACGGCAACCACCAGCGAGCCGGAAACTTTCAATCCGATTGTGGCTTTTGAAGCGGATGCACAGGCGCTCAATCAAATCATGGGCGCAGGCCTGACACGTTTGAACCTGAAAACTCAGCAGCCGGAGCCCGCACTCGCGAAATCCTGGGACATCAGCAAGGATCACTTAACCTGGACTTTTCATTTGCGTCAAAAACTCAACTGGTCCGATGGGAAACCTTTTACTGCAGACGATGTCTTGTTTACGATGCAAATCGTCAACGATTCGAACATTCCTTCCGGCGCCCAGGATGTTCTGACTATCGATGGAAAAAAAATTGCGTGGATCCGCAAAGACGAATTTACGGTGACCGCGCAATTGCCTTCCACTTACGGACCCTTTTTGCGTTTCATCGATGGCGGCACGGTTCCGATTCTTCCCCGGCATAAATGGCAAAACGTCTATCAACAGGGGAAATTTGCCGAGGCGATGCAGATAAATATGGACCCGCGGGACTACGTATCCATGGGAGCTTTTCGTTTGAAAGAGTACCGGCCGGGTGAAAAAATGACCTTGATCCGGAACTCGCATTACTGGAAAAAAGATTCCAAGGGCAAACGCCTTCCCTACCTGGATGAAATTACATTTCTGATTGTACGCGACCAGGATCAACTGTTGCTGCGCATGCAAAACGGAGAAATAGACACCTATCAGAGCATCAGGCCCCAGGATGTGGAAGAACTGCGAAAAAGAAAATCTACTACACAATTAGAAGTAATTCCTCTGGGACCTTCGTTCGAAAATGAGCAGCTGTTTTTCAATCAGAATGGGGACCGAAAT is a genomic window of bacterium containing:
- a CDS encoding ABC transporter substrate-binding protein, whose protein sequence is MFRGFAALFFLALLTLFSCNQNQLQTKTVSEDPYPLSDDALTVPLNGTRGGRIVTATTSEPETFNPIVAFEADAQALNQIMGAGLTRLNLKTQQPEPALAKSWDISKDHLTWTFHLRQKLNWSDGKPFTADDVLFTMQIVNDSNIPSGAQDVLTIDGKKIAWIRKDEFTVTAQLPSTYGPFLRFIDGGTVPILPRHKWQNVYQQGKFAEAMQINMDPRDYVSMGAFRLKEYRPGEKMTLIRNSHYWKKDSKGKRLPYLDEITFLIVRDQDQLLLRMQNGEIDTYQSIRPQDVEELRKRKSTTQLEVIPLGPSFENEQLFFNQNGDRNPKNGEFYADPVKRSWFGDVNFRRAISHAIDRKAITQNAMYGQGSTVYGAESPANHLWYCDKIATYPYNLEKAKELLKSSGFTQKEDHLFDRSGNAVRFTLNTNAGNTSRNTQCSFIVSDLKKLGIDVTYIPLDFGTLVERVTSSFDYDAVLLSLSHDDVDPAAGMNIWLSSGTMHFWWPQQKKAATEWEKRIDQLMNLQLTTFDYQKRRLYYDEVQQILADQQPIIFTATQSLHVSAKNSIGNLQPAVARHRTLWNADELYWKR